A genomic stretch from Sphingomonas sp. HDW15A includes:
- the fumC gene encoding class II fumarate hydratase, with protein MVTQTRTESDSFGPIEVPGDCYWGAQTERSIGNFPFGTREQMPIEIVRALGYVKQAAARVNARLGGLDAEIAEAIQQAAGEVARGDLDSQFPLVIWQTGSGTQSNMNANEVIAGRANEKLSGDRGGKTPVHPNDHVNKGQSSNDSFPTAMHIAAGIAVHRRLLPALKTIHKRLDAQAKAWDGIVKIGRTHLQDATPLTLGQEFSGYAAQIAANIERVEGVLPRVMMLAQGGTAVGTGLNAPKGFADAFAKEVANLTQLPFTSAPNKFAELAAHDTLVELSGVLNTIAVSLSKIANDIRLLGSGPRCGLGELKLPENEPGSSIMPGKVNPTQCEMLTMVAAQVMGNHVACTIGGLQGHMELNVFKPLIGANVIRSINLLSVGMESFTERTLDGLEPDEQRISDLMNRSLMLVTALAPEIGYDNAAAIAKHAHKKGMTLKEAGLDLDLVDEETFDRVVKPESMLGR; from the coding sequence ATGGTCACTCAAACCCGCACCGAGAGCGATAGCTTCGGACCTATCGAGGTTCCCGGCGACTGCTACTGGGGCGCCCAGACTGAGCGTTCGATCGGCAATTTCCCGTTCGGGACACGCGAACAGATGCCGATCGAGATCGTCCGTGCGCTCGGCTACGTGAAGCAGGCGGCGGCCCGGGTGAACGCCCGGCTTGGCGGGCTGGATGCGGAGATCGCCGAGGCGATCCAGCAGGCCGCCGGGGAAGTCGCGCGGGGCGACCTCGACAGTCAATTCCCGCTCGTCATCTGGCAGACTGGTTCGGGCACCCAGTCCAACATGAACGCCAACGAGGTCATTGCCGGCCGCGCCAATGAGAAGCTCAGCGGCGACCGAGGCGGCAAAACCCCGGTCCACCCCAACGATCATGTCAACAAGGGCCAGTCGTCGAACGACAGCTTCCCGACCGCGATGCACATTGCCGCCGGGATTGCGGTCCATCGCCGGCTGCTCCCCGCGCTCAAGACCATCCACAAGCGTCTCGATGCCCAGGCCAAGGCGTGGGACGGGATCGTCAAAATCGGCCGCACCCACCTCCAGGATGCGACCCCGCTTACCCTCGGCCAGGAATTCTCAGGCTATGCGGCGCAGATCGCGGCCAACATCGAGCGGGTGGAGGGCGTCCTGCCGCGGGTGATGATGCTCGCACAGGGCGGAACCGCGGTCGGAACCGGGCTCAACGCGCCCAAGGGATTCGCTGACGCCTTCGCCAAGGAAGTCGCCAACCTCACCCAGTTGCCGTTCACCTCGGCGCCCAACAAATTCGCGGAGCTCGCCGCCCACGACACGCTGGTCGAGCTTTCCGGCGTCCTCAACACCATTGCCGTTTCGCTAAGCAAGATCGCGAACGACATCCGCCTGCTCGGATCCGGGCCGCGTTGCGGCCTTGGCGAGTTGAAGCTTCCGGAAAACGAGCCGGGCAGCTCGATCATGCCGGGCAAGGTCAACCCGACCCAGTGCGAGATGCTGACGATGGTCGCCGCTCAGGTGATGGGTAATCATGTCGCTTGCACCATCGGCGGCCTTCAGGGCCATATGGAGCTGAACGTTTTCAAGCCGCTCATCGGCGCCAACGTCATCCGCTCGATCAACCTCCTTTCGGTCGGGATGGAAAGCTTCACCGAGCGCACGCTCGATGGCCTCGAGCCCGATGAGCAGCGAATCTCCGACCTCATGAACCGCTCGCTGATGCTGGTGACGGCGCTCGCGCCGGAAATCGGCTATGACAATGCCGCCGCCATTGCCAAGCATGCCCACAAGAAAGGCATGACATTGAAGGAAGCGGGGCTGGACCTCGACCTGGTCGACGAGGAAACGTTCGACCGTGTGGTAAAACCGGAGTCGATGCTCGGGCGCTAG
- a CDS encoding GNAT family N-acetyltransferase, producing MIPTIREARPDDAEVIAAIYAHHVAHGTASFDTVPRTTEETAAKIKECAQHGWPYLVAEEGGAVVGYAYATQFRDRPAYLSTCENSIYIEPSHIGRGVGGALLVALIEAAERAGFRQMIAVIGGAEPASVAIHRKAGFVEAGRMHSVGRKLGRWLDTLYMQRELGSGDKEPPRCEP from the coding sequence TTGATCCCGACGATCCGTGAGGCGCGTCCTGACGATGCCGAGGTCATCGCCGCAATCTATGCGCATCACGTGGCGCATGGGACGGCGAGCTTCGACACCGTACCGCGCACGACCGAAGAGACTGCGGCGAAGATCAAGGAATGCGCGCAACATGGCTGGCCCTATCTGGTAGCCGAGGAAGGTGGGGCGGTGGTCGGCTATGCTTACGCCACGCAGTTCCGCGATCGGCCAGCATATCTGTCGACGTGCGAAAACAGCATCTACATCGAGCCTTCGCATATCGGACGCGGCGTCGGCGGTGCCTTGCTGGTCGCGCTGATCGAAGCCGCCGAGCGTGCCGGCTTTCGCCAGATGATCGCCGTCATCGGCGGGGCGGAGCCTGCGTCCGTGGCAATCCATCGCAAGGCCGGATTCGTCGAGGCTGGCCGAATGCATTCGGTAGGGCGCAAGCTGGGGCGCTGGCTCGACACGCTCTACATGCAGCGGGAATTGGGAAGCGGGGACAAGGAGCCGCCACGGTGCGAGCCATGA
- the queG gene encoding tRNA epoxyqueuosine(34) reductase QueG encodes MTMTIEQEIREKAAELGFVACGFARADAAAHAGPNLLRWLGEGRHGEMGWMETRKEQRASPAGLWPDAKSVIALGMSYAPARDPLELESHPELGRISVYAQGGDYHKTVKKALKALAHWLVDRCPSELKVFVDTAPVMEKPLSQAAGIGWQGKHTSLLSREHGNWLFLGIIYTTLELQPDAPGSNHCGSCSRCIAACPTGAITAPGEIDARKCISYLTIELAGPIPHDYRGAIGNRIYGCDDCLAVCPWNRFAESAAANRAFLPRAELAAPKLADLLDLDDAAFREMFSGSPIKRIGRNRFVRNCLIAAGNSGSRNLLPAAEKLRDDPDPVVADAAYWAAERLAS; translated from the coding sequence ATGACAATGACCATTGAGCAGGAGATCCGCGAAAAGGCGGCCGAGCTGGGCTTCGTCGCCTGCGGCTTCGCGCGCGCGGATGCGGCGGCCCATGCGGGTCCGAACCTGCTTCGCTGGCTGGGTGAGGGCCGCCACGGCGAGATGGGCTGGATGGAGACCCGCAAGGAACAGCGTGCAAGTCCGGCCGGCCTCTGGCCCGACGCGAAAAGCGTCATCGCGCTTGGCATGAGCTACGCCCCGGCGCGCGACCCGCTCGAACTCGAATCGCACCCCGAGCTCGGCCGGATCTCGGTCTATGCCCAGGGCGGCGACTATCACAAGACGGTCAAGAAGGCGCTGAAGGCGCTCGCCCACTGGCTGGTCGATCGTTGCCCATCCGAGCTCAAGGTGTTCGTCGACACTGCCCCAGTGATGGAAAAACCGCTTAGCCAGGCCGCCGGGATCGGATGGCAGGGCAAGCACACCAGCCTGCTCAGCCGGGAACATGGCAACTGGCTGTTCCTTGGAATCATCTACACCACGCTGGAACTCCAGCCCGACGCGCCCGGCTCCAACCATTGCGGAAGCTGCAGCCGCTGCATTGCCGCCTGCCCCACCGGCGCGATCACCGCTCCGGGCGAGATCGACGCGCGCAAATGCATCTCCTACCTCACGATCGAGCTCGCCGGCCCGATCCCGCACGATTATCGCGGCGCCATCGGCAACCGAATTTACGGCTGCGACGATTGCCTTGCAGTCTGTCCCTGGAATCGCTTTGCCGAATCCGCCGCCGCGAACCGGGCCTTCCTGCCCCGCGCCGAACTCGCCGCTCCGAAACTCGCAGATCTCCTAGACCTCGACGATGCCGCTTTTCGCGAGATGTTTTCCGGCTCGCCGATCAAGCGGATCGGCCGCAATCGCTTCGTCCGCAATTGCCTGATCGCCGCCGGCAATAGCGGATCGCGGAATCTCTTGCCAGCCGCGGAAAAACTTCGCGACGACCCCGATCCGGTGGTCGCGGATGCGGCGTACTGGGCTGCCGAGCGGCTAGCGAGTTAA
- a CDS encoding MIP/aquaporin family protein, with protein sequence MTRIPLARRLAAEGIGAFFLFACVIGSGIMAQNLSGGNDAVALLANTVATGAILFVLITMLGPISGAHMNPAVSLVAASRREMPWTEAAAYIAFQLGFGILGAWAAHLMFDLPTLQLSARARTGIGQWTGEAIATFGLILTILGTVRHRPAWVPASVALYITAAYWFTSSTSFANPAITVARSLSDTFAGIAPHDVPLFVVAQFMGAGLAAFVARWLFPPVS encoded by the coding sequence ATGACGCGCATTCCGCTGGCGAGGCGGCTCGCGGCCGAAGGAATCGGCGCCTTCTTCCTGTTCGCCTGCGTCATCGGCTCGGGGATCATGGCGCAGAACCTATCTGGCGGGAACGATGCGGTGGCGCTGCTAGCCAACACCGTGGCCACCGGCGCGATCCTGTTCGTGCTCATCACGATGCTCGGGCCGATTTCCGGCGCGCATATGAATCCGGCCGTCAGCCTGGTCGCCGCGTCGCGCCGCGAGATGCCGTGGACCGAGGCGGCAGCCTATATCGCCTTCCAGCTCGGCTTCGGGATCCTTGGGGCGTGGGCGGCGCATTTGATGTTCGACCTGCCGACCCTGCAACTGTCGGCGAGGGCGCGAACGGGAATCGGCCAGTGGACCGGCGAGGCTATCGCGACCTTCGGCCTGATCTTGACCATTCTGGGTACCGTGCGCCACCGGCCGGCATGGGTGCCAGCGTCTGTCGCGCTCTATATTACCGCTGCCTATTGGTTCACGTCCTCAACCAGCTTCGCCAACCCAGCCATTACCGTGGCTCGCAGCTTATCCGACACATTTGCGGGCATCGCGCCGCATGACGTCCCTCTTTTCGTTGTCGCGCAGTTTATGGGAGCGGGCTTGGCGGCCTTCGTCGCACGATGGCTATTCCCGCCGGTGTCCTAG
- a CDS encoding ArsI/CadI family heavy metal resistance metalloenzyme, with translation MKRLHVHVGVEDLDQSIRFYSTLFAAEPTVRKGDYAKWMLDDPRVNFAISQGSHAKKGIEHLGIQVESTDELSEVYGRLKAADRPVLEEGRTTCCYAKSEKSWISDPDGIVWETFYTDGEATTYGDSPELGALSDSLGQAKCCLPKAAA, from the coding sequence ATGAAGCGCCTTCACGTCCACGTCGGGGTCGAGGATCTCGACCAGTCAATCCGTTTCTATTCGACCCTGTTCGCAGCCGAGCCGACCGTCCGGAAAGGCGATTACGCCAAGTGGATGCTCGACGATCCGCGCGTCAATTTCGCGATCTCACAGGGCAGTCATGCCAAGAAAGGCATCGAGCATCTGGGGATTCAGGTTGAGAGCACAGACGAGCTGAGCGAAGTCTATGGCCGACTGAAAGCAGCCGACCGCCCGGTGCTGGAAGAGGGTCGCACGACCTGCTGTTACGCCAAGTCCGAGAAGAGCTGGATCAGCGACCCGGACGGCATCGTCTGGGAGACGTTCTACACGGACGGCGAGGCGACGACCTATGGCGACAGCCCGGAGCTCGGGGCACTGAGCGACAGCTTGGGCCAAGCGAAATGCTGCCTGCCCAAGGCCGCCGCTTGA
- a CDS encoding amino acid permease, whose protein sequence is MLLDRVKPLDAILATAEKKSLKRTLGAFQLTLFGIGCIIGTGIFVLTSAGAQKAGPGLMLAFVIAGLVCIVAALCYAEIAAMIPVAGSAYTYSYATMGEFLAWTVGWALVLEYAIAASAVSVGWSGYFTGTILNEFMGIELPAFLRAGPLAFGGAEGGFINLPALIIALLVTWLLMIGTTESARVNAVLVAIKIAALTAFIGLTLTSAYFDPDKFNPFLPAGIFGGFGTGVGAVGAAATIFFAYVGFDAVSTAAEETKNPQRNVPIGLIGSLLICTVFYILVAAGAVGTIGGQPIMGPGGVPFPAGSEELARQCALPEHAQALVCSNEALAHVLRQIGFSGVGNMLGIAAFLALPSVILILLFGQTRIFFVMARDGLLPEKLSEVHPKWRTPYIVTALTGVVVAIAAAFLPVGQLADIANAGTLYAFLMVAIAVMLLRKSAPDRKRPFRVPGLIIIGPLTVLGTLFLFFNLPTAAMLVLPIWSVVGFLIYFGYSRSRSHLGRGIVEVPELDPDAPPIDAAPMPGAPVPGSPSTRE, encoded by the coding sequence ATGCTACTCGATCGAGTCAAACCGCTCGACGCAATCCTGGCGACAGCGGAGAAAAAGTCGCTCAAGCGCACACTCGGCGCTTTCCAGCTTACCTTGTTCGGTATCGGTTGCATCATCGGCACCGGAATTTTCGTTCTGACATCCGCCGGTGCGCAAAAAGCCGGTCCGGGCCTGATGCTGGCCTTCGTCATCGCCGGCCTGGTCTGCATTGTCGCCGCCCTCTGCTATGCCGAGATCGCGGCGATGATCCCGGTCGCCGGCTCCGCCTACACCTACAGCTACGCAACCATGGGCGAGTTTTTGGCCTGGACCGTCGGCTGGGCCCTGGTGCTGGAATATGCCATCGCCGCCTCAGCCGTATCGGTAGGCTGGTCGGGCTATTTTACAGGCACGATCCTGAACGAATTCATGGGCATAGAATTGCCCGCCTTCCTCCGCGCTGGGCCGCTTGCATTCGGCGGCGCCGAAGGCGGCTTTATCAATCTTCCAGCGCTAATCATCGCGCTTCTGGTGACCTGGTTGCTGATGATCGGCACGACCGAGAGCGCTCGCGTCAACGCCGTGCTCGTCGCGATCAAGATCGCGGCCCTCACCGCCTTCATCGGCCTGACGTTGACCAGCGCCTATTTCGACCCTGACAAGTTCAATCCGTTCCTGCCCGCCGGAATCTTCGGCGGCTTCGGAACCGGTGTCGGCGCGGTCGGCGCCGCGGCAACGATCTTCTTCGCCTATGTCGGATTTGATGCTGTTTCGACTGCTGCGGAGGAAACCAAGAACCCGCAGCGCAACGTGCCGATTGGGCTGATTGGCAGCCTGCTGATCTGCACCGTCTTCTACATCCTGGTCGCGGCCGGTGCCGTCGGCACCATCGGCGGCCAGCCGATCATGGGCCCTGGCGGGGTACCTTTCCCGGCCGGTTCGGAAGAGCTTGCCCGTCAGTGCGCCCTGCCCGAACATGCGCAGGCGCTGGTCTGCTCGAACGAGGCACTGGCGCATGTGCTCCGCCAGATCGGCTTCTCCGGTGTCGGCAACATGCTGGGCATCGCCGCCTTCCTGGCTTTGCCTTCGGTCATCCTGATCCTGCTGTTCGGCCAGACCCGCATCTTCTTCGTCATGGCCCGCGACGGCCTGCTTCCGGAAAAGCTGTCGGAAGTGCATCCGAAATGGCGGACTCCGTATATCGTAACGGCCCTCACCGGCGTCGTCGTGGCCATCGCCGCGGCGTTCCTTCCGGTCGGACAACTTGCCGACATCGCCAACGCGGGTACGCTCTATGCCTTCCTGATGGTGGCCATTGCCGTGATGCTGTTGCGAAAGAGCGCGCCGGATCGCAAGCGTCCCTTCCGCGTACCGGGTTTGATAATCATCGGGCCGCTGACGGTGCTTGGAACATTGTTCCTGTTCTTCAATCTGCCGACCGCGGCCATGCTGGTCCTGCCGATCTGGTCGGTCGTCGGCTTCCTCATCTACTTCGGTTACAGCCGCAGCCGCAGCCACCTCGGTCGCGGAATCGTCGAGGTTCCGGAACTCGATCCAGATGCCCCGCCGATCGACGCCGCCCCGATGCCGGGCGCGCCGGTTCCAGGGTCGCCATCGACCCGCGAATAA
- a CDS encoding metalloregulator ArsR/SmtB family transcription factor, with product MKATSAIEALGALAQEHRLALFRLLVQAGEKGMAAGAIADQLSVPNSSLSFHLAQLKNAGLILQERQHRSLIYRANYAAMNALVGYLMENCCAGTDCETDAACEPESAERKSA from the coding sequence ATGAAAGCCACGTCTGCAATCGAAGCGCTAGGCGCGCTTGCTCAAGAACATCGGCTCGCGCTGTTCCGCTTGCTGGTGCAAGCCGGCGAGAAGGGCATGGCGGCCGGTGCGATTGCCGATCAACTGAGCGTGCCCAATAGTTCCCTGTCCTTCCACCTCGCCCAGCTCAAGAATGCCGGGCTGATCCTGCAGGAACGGCAGCATCGCTCGCTGATCTACCGGGCCAACTACGCCGCGATGAATGCGCTCGTCGGCTACCTCATGGAAAATTGCTGCGCCGGAACCGATTGCGAAACCGACGCCGCATGCGAACCCGAATCCGCTGAAAGGAAATCCGCATGA
- a CDS encoding HIT domain-containing protein, which translates to MPIDHKQAYDEQNIFARILRGELPGRVVAESEHSLAIEDINPLAPIHVLVLPRGAYVSWDDFSANASDAEIADLVRLIGEAARKTGADTQGYRVLANTGKRGGQEVPHLHVHIFGGQPLGPMLSR; encoded by the coding sequence ATGCCGATCGATCACAAGCAGGCCTACGACGAGCAGAATATTTTCGCGAGGATCCTGCGCGGCGAGCTTCCCGGACGGGTGGTCGCGGAAAGCGAACACAGTCTTGCGATCGAGGACATCAATCCGCTTGCGCCAATTCACGTCCTGGTCTTGCCAAGGGGCGCTTACGTCAGCTGGGACGATTTCTCGGCCAACGCCTCCGACGCGGAGATCGCGGATCTTGTTCGCCTGATCGGTGAAGCTGCGAGAAAGACCGGCGCGGACACTCAGGGCTACCGGGTGTTGGCCAACACCGGCAAGCGCGGCGGGCAGGAGGTGCCTCACCTCCACGTCCACATCTTCGGCGGCCAGCCGCTGGGGCCGATGCTTAGCCGCTAG
- a CDS encoding ABC transporter permease: MTVRETLGAAYVIGRRDFKATVFSKTFLLFLLGPLLPLVFGFIFGGIGAQAERNETPPTVAVIAQPEEFALIDKARTRFEPLEEGRPLVHLRRVAPDADVPTQRDRLLAAEEEKLLGVLEGGLKSPHFTGAVNADGRTVKQIALFVDEAQRMALGAPVSRGPPVKISLTDQSGGSLAFARTVTARAGQFLIFFLTVFLAGMLLSQLIEEKSNKVIEVLAAAVPVDSIFIGKLFAMLAMSLVGIAVWLTAGAVGAALFLDQGLGSLPPPAVGWPVFVALGFLYFTTNYLLIGAVFLGIGSQASTVREVQTLSMPVTMAQVLLFGFAVLGVGQPMSAEAIGAAIFPLSSAYAMIARAAEEPLMWTHISALAWQILWVMLILRLSARLFRRSVLKSGPAFRWPWQKRAAV; encoded by the coding sequence ATGACCGTCCGCGAAACCCTTGGCGCGGCCTATGTCATCGGCCGGCGAGACTTCAAGGCAACGGTTTTCAGCAAGACCTTTCTGCTGTTCCTGCTAGGGCCGCTGTTGCCATTGGTCTTCGGCTTCATCTTCGGCGGAATCGGCGCTCAGGCGGAAAGGAACGAGACCCCGCCGACGGTCGCGGTTATTGCCCAGCCGGAAGAGTTTGCGCTGATCGACAAGGCGCGCACCAGGTTCGAGCCGCTGGAGGAAGGTCGCCCGCTGGTGCACCTGCGCCGGGTTGCGCCGGACGCCGATGTGCCCACCCAGCGCGACCGCCTGCTGGCGGCGGAAGAAGAAAAATTGCTTGGCGTGCTGGAAGGCGGGCTCAAGTCACCGCACTTCACCGGAGCGGTCAATGCCGACGGTCGCACGGTCAAGCAGATCGCTCTGTTCGTCGACGAAGCGCAGCGCATGGCGCTGGGCGCGCCGGTATCGCGCGGGCCGCCGGTCAAGATCAGCCTCACCGACCAGTCCGGCGGGTCGCTGGCCTTCGCCCGGACGGTCACCGCCCGGGCCGGCCAGTTCCTCATCTTTTTCCTCACCGTGTTCCTGGCCGGCATGCTTCTCAGCCAGCTGATCGAGGAGAAATCCAACAAGGTGATCGAGGTGCTGGCTGCCGCCGTGCCGGTCGATTCCATCTTCATTGGCAAGTTGTTCGCGATGCTGGCGATGTCGCTGGTCGGCATCGCGGTGTGGCTCACGGCGGGCGCGGTGGGCGCGGCGCTGTTTCTCGACCAGGGGCTTGGCTCGTTGCCTCCGCCAGCGGTGGGATGGCCGGTCTTCGTCGCGCTCGGCTTCCTTTATTTCACGACCAACTATCTGCTCATCGGTGCCGTCTTCCTTGGCATCGGATCGCAGGCCTCGACGGTGCGCGAAGTGCAGACATTGTCGATGCCGGTGACCATGGCGCAGGTACTGCTGTTCGGTTTCGCAGTGCTCGGCGTCGGCCAGCCGATGAGCGCGGAGGCGATCGGAGCGGCGATTTTCCCGCTTTCGTCGGCCTATGCGATGATCGCCAGGGCGGCCGAAGAACCGCTAATGTGGACGCACATATCTGCTCTCGCCTGGCAGATACTGTGGGTCATGCTAATCCTGCGATTATCGGCGAGGCTGTTCCGGCGAAGCGTCCTCAAATCCGGCCCGGCCTTCCGCTGGCCGTGGCAAAAGCGAGCGGCGGTCTAA
- a CDS encoding adenosine kinase, translated as MTQPRLDVLCIGNAIVDVIADTDDAFLAEQGLAKNSMRLIDEEEAVRLYGLMGPGREVSGGSAGNTAAGVAALGLKAGFIGQVATDELGDIYRHDIESQGVEFLVEARGDVGATARSLILVTPDAHRTMNTFLGAAQRLESKAIDRDRIAEAAILYLEGYLWDPEVPRAAMEAAIEAAHAAGRKVAFTLSDTFCVDRHRSGFWDLLWDGKIDILFANEAEALAMAATDDIEEAKAVLARAVPLLVVTKSEKGASAISADERADVPAEPIERLVDTTGAGDLFAAGFLAGHARGMTLENSLRLGAIAAAEVIQHYGARPEKDLRALAGSLLA; from the coding sequence ATGACACAGCCTCGCCTCGACGTGCTTTGTATCGGCAATGCCATCGTCGACGTCATCGCCGACACAGACGACGCTTTCCTCGCCGAGCAGGGTTTGGCGAAGAATTCGATGCGGTTGATCGATGAGGAGGAGGCCGTGCGCCTCTACGGGCTAATGGGTCCGGGCCGCGAGGTCAGCGGGGGATCAGCGGGAAACACCGCCGCCGGCGTCGCCGCACTTGGCCTCAAGGCTGGCTTCATCGGCCAGGTCGCCACCGACGAGCTTGGCGACATCTACCGCCACGACATCGAATCGCAGGGGGTCGAGTTCCTGGTCGAAGCACGCGGCGACGTCGGAGCCACTGCCCGTTCGTTGATTCTCGTCACGCCGGACGCGCACCGAACGATGAACACCTTTCTCGGAGCGGCGCAGCGCCTGGAATCAAAGGCGATCGATCGCGACCGGATCGCCGAGGCCGCGATCCTCTATCTCGAAGGCTATCTGTGGGATCCGGAAGTGCCGCGCGCAGCAATGGAAGCGGCGATCGAAGCGGCCCATGCCGCCGGCCGCAAGGTCGCATTCACCCTCAGCGACACGTTCTGCGTCGACCGGCATCGCAGCGGCTTCTGGGACCTGCTGTGGGACGGAAAGATCGACATCCTTTTCGCCAACGAGGCCGAGGCACTGGCGATGGCGGCCACCGACGATATCGAGGAAGCCAAGGCGGTTCTCGCCAGGGCCGTGCCGTTGCTCGTCGTCACAAAGAGCGAAAAGGGCGCTTCTGCCATCTCCGCAGACGAGCGCGCCGACGTTCCGGCGGAGCCTATCGAGCGGCTGGTCGACACCACTGGCGCAGGCGACCTGTTCGCAGCGGGCTTCCTCGCCGGTCACGCGCGCGGCATGACGCTCGAGAATTCGCTTAGGCTAGGCGCAATCGCTGCTGCCGAAGTGATCCAACATTATGGCGCACGCCCGGAAAAGGATCTGAGGGCACTGGCCGGAAGCCTGCTCGCCTAA
- a CDS encoding ClpXP protease specificity-enhancing factor SspB, with amino-acid sequence MTDDTPESLIPYDEIVQEALRDVVGRVLSEVERAGGHLPGGHHFYITFQTKVPGVSIPKHLTERFPDEMTIVIQHRFWDLKVEDDRFSVGLSFGGVPSTLVVPFAAVTDFVDPAVDFSLKFQANAAPLEPEEHDEAENDVPEPAVEDGSNVVSVDFTKKK; translated from the coding sequence ATGACCGACGACACGCCTGAAAGCCTGATTCCGTACGATGAGATCGTCCAGGAAGCCCTTCGCGACGTTGTTGGGCGGGTCCTTTCGGAAGTGGAGCGGGCAGGGGGACATCTTCCCGGCGGCCACCATTTCTACATCACCTTCCAGACCAAGGTCCCGGGGGTTTCGATCCCCAAGCATCTGACGGAGCGCTTCCCTGACGAGATGACCATCGTCATCCAGCACCGCTTCTGGGATTTGAAGGTGGAGGACGACCGCTTTTCGGTCGGATTGTCGTTCGGCGGCGTTCCTTCGACCCTGGTTGTGCCGTTCGCTGCGGTCACCGATTTCGTCGATCCGGCTGTCGATTTCAGCCTGAAGTTCCAAGCCAATGCCGCGCCGCTCGAGCCAGAAGAACATGACGAGGCGGAGAATGACGTGCCCGAACCCGCGGTCGAGGATGGGTCCAACGTCGTCAGCGTCGACTTCACAAAAAAGAAATGA
- a CDS encoding DUF4142 domain-containing protein: MPGASVALAPALYMQVASSSSLFAIRASELAAQRAASGTTRAAAEAIIRDQTGVASQLSFAGRRLELLPSAALSPEQSAELDRLRESADFDSDYRRAVGGTLARALDAHQSFARSGSSPTLIPVARMAAPVTKKNLDALGR, translated from the coding sequence ATGCCGGGAGCGTCCGTCGCCCTTGCTCCGGCTCTTTACATGCAGGTGGCGAGCAGCAGCAGCTTGTTCGCGATCCGCGCGTCAGAGCTTGCCGCCCAACGGGCGGCGAGCGGCACGACCCGCGCCGCCGCGGAGGCGATCATCCGGGACCAGACCGGAGTAGCTTCGCAACTGAGCTTCGCCGGCCGCCGCCTCGAGCTGCTTCCGAGCGCCGCTCTCTCCCCCGAGCAAAGCGCCGAGCTTGACCGGCTCCGCGAATCCGCCGACTTCGACTCCGATTATCGCCGGGCAGTCGGCGGAACGCTGGCCCGGGCGCTCGACGCGCACCAGTCGTTCGCCCGCTCCGGCTCAAGCCCGACGCTGATACCGGTGGCGCGCATGGCAGCGCCCGTCACTAAGAAGAACCTCGACGCGCTCGGCCGTTAA
- a CDS encoding ATP-binding cassette domain-containing protein, with protein MSANYAATATDMVKRFGDTLAVAGVSLAVPAGSIYGILGPNGAGKTTTIRMLLGIIDPDSGSRALLGRERPLEAAHEVGYLPEERGLYPAMACEEAIAFMGALRGLPIKEGRARAIELLHGRGLGDWIGKPIRTLSKGMAQTVQLLGTIVHEPKLIVLDEPFSGLDAINQAKLEELIRAEAAAGATVIFSTHVIAHAERLCERVAIIAAGKVAFDGAVDEARGRLRPIVHLRTRAEDGPWRSALPADARLVGREWRFELPQGGPEPLLRALLDGGAGIETLSIERPGLHDAFVAIAGEAAARKMDDPVEVAA; from the coding sequence ATGTCCGCCAACTACGCCGCGACGGCGACCGACATGGTGAAGAGGTTTGGCGATACCCTGGCGGTCGCTGGCGTGAGCCTGGCCGTGCCAGCCGGCTCGATCTACGGAATTCTCGGGCCCAATGGCGCTGGCAAGACGACGACGATCCGCATGCTGCTGGGTATTATCGACCCCGACAGCGGAAGCCGCGCATTGCTCGGCCGGGAGAGGCCGCTCGAGGCCGCCCACGAGGTCGGCTACCTGCCCGAGGAACGCGGACTCTATCCGGCGATGGCTTGCGAGGAAGCCATCGCGTTCATGGGCGCGCTTCGCGGGCTGCCGATCAAGGAAGGGCGCGCCCGGGCCATCGAACTGCTTCACGGCCGCGGGCTCGGCGACTGGATCGGCAAGCCCATCCGGACACTATCGAAAGGCATGGCACAGACCGTCCAGCTTCTCGGGACCATCGTCCATGAGCCCAAGCTGATAGTGCTCGACGAACCCTTCTCGGGTCTCGACGCGATCAACCAAGCGAAGCTGGAGGAATTGATCCGCGCCGAGGCGGCAGCCGGGGCGACGGTCATCTTCTCTACCCACGTCATCGCCCACGCCGAGCGGCTGTGCGAGCGGGTGGCGATCATCGCCGCCGGCAAGGTCGCCTTCGACGGCGCGGTCGACGAGGCGCGGGGCCGGCTCCGGCCGATCGTGCATTTGCGAACCCGCGCCGAGGACGGCCCATGGCGTTCTGCTCTGCCGGCCGATGCGCGGCTGGTCGGCCGCGAGTGGCGGTTCGAACTGCCACAGGGCGGGCCGGAGCCATTGCTTCGCGCACTGCTCGACGGGGGAGCCGGGATAGAGACTTTGAGCATCGAGCGGCCGGGGCTTCACGACGCCTTCGTCGCGATCGCCGGGGAGGCCGCTGCGCGCAAGATGGACGATCCGGTCGAGGTGGCAGCATGA